The following coding sequences lie in one Chelmon rostratus isolate fCheRos1 chromosome 2, fCheRos1.pri, whole genome shotgun sequence genomic window:
- the ipo9 gene encoding importin-9, whose protein sequence is MSAPGSARSGPAAGPVQQGLKEALIETLTAILSPVQEVRAAAEEQIKVLEVTEEFGVHLAELTVDPQGALAIRQLASVILKQYVETHWCSQSEKFRPPETTEQAKAAIRELLPSGLREAISKVRSSVAYAVSAIAHWDWPEAWPQLFTLLMEMLVSGDVNAVHGAMRVLTEFTREVTDTQMPLVAPVILPEMYKIFTMAEVYSIRTRSRAVEIFTTCANLICAIEELEKGAAKALIFPVVQQFTEAFVQALQMPDGPSSDSGLKMEVLKAVTALVKNFPKPMLSSMQQILPIVWNTLTESAAFYVRTEVNYTEEVDDPVDSDGEVLGFENLVFSIFEFVHTLLENNKFKSTVKKALPELIYYIILYMQITEDQIKVWTANPQQFVEDEDDDTFSYSVRISAQDLLLAVAAEFQNESAVALAAAATRHLQEAEQAKNSGNEHWWKIHEACMLALGSVKTIITENVKNGRIQFDMHGFLASVILADLNLAAASPFLLGRALWAASRFTAAMSPELIQQFLQATVSGLHDSQPPSVRISAVRAIWGYCDQLKLSESTHVLQPFLPSILEGLVQLAAQFSSEVLTLVMETLCIVCTVDPAFTTSAENKICPLTIAIFLKYNNDPVVASLAQDIFKELAQIEGCQGPMQMRLIPTLVSIMQAPPDKIPSGLCATSIDILTTVVRNTKPPLSEMLVCQAFPVVAQCTLRTDDNTIMQNGGECLRAYVSVALEQIAQWRDEQGNSGLWYVMQVVNQLLDPRTSEFTAAFVGRLVSTLISRAGTELGEQLDQILRAILSKMQQAETLSVMQSLIMVFAHLVHSQLEPLLEFLCSLPGPTGKPALEFVMTEWMSRQHLFYGQYEGKVSTVALCKLLQHGLNADDKRLQDIVVKGEEIYSPEDGIRTRSKSAKNPERWTNIPLLVKIFKLIINELSTVVEANASRANAADWSQDSSGMWEDNEADEGEDDEEEDEGLAGQLLSDLIASNKYDDDYYEDDEEDDPDALKDPIYLIDLQAYLTDFLTQFAQQPCYSMFSGHLNNTERQTLQSIGL, encoded by the exons aTGAGTGCGCCGGGTAGTGCTCGGTCCGGTCCGGCCGCCGGCCCGGTCCAACAGGGATTGAAAGAGGCTCTGATCGAGACGCTGACGGCCATCCTGTCCCCGGTTCAAGAAGTCCGCGCCGCCGCGGAGGAGCAGATCAAAGTGCTGGAAGTGACAGAGG AGTTTGGTGTCCACCTGGCAGAACTCACAGTTGATCCTCAGGGAGCACTCGCAATCCGTCAG ttagCATCAGTCATCCTGAAGCAGTATGTGGAAACTCACTGGTGTTCCCAGTCGGAGAAGTTCAGGCCACCTGAAACAACAGAGCAG GCTAAAGCTGCCATCAGGGAACTGCTGCCAAGCGGTCTGCGAGAGGCCATCAGCAAAGTCCGCTCCAGTGTTGCGTACGCGGTGTCGGCCATCGCCCACTGGGACTGGCCAGAGGCCTGGCCGCAGCTGTTCACCCTGCTGATGGAGATGCTGGTCAGCGGAGATGTCAATGCTGTGCACGGGGCCATGAGGGTCCTCACAG AGTTTACTCGGGAGGTGACAGATACACAGATGCCGCTGGTGGCTCCAGTCATCTTACCTGAAATGTACAAGATCTTCACCATGGCCGAG GTGTACAGTATTCGTACCCGCTCCAGAGCAGTGGAGATATTCACCACCTGTGCAAACCTCATCTGTGCTATTGAAGAGCTTGAGAAG GGTGCAGCTAAGGCGTTGATCTTCCCCGTGGTGCAGCAGTTCACTGAAGCGTTTGTGCAGGCTCTGCAGATGCCTGATGGACCCTCATCAGATAGCGGTCTTAAGATGGAAGTCCTTAAG GCAGTAACAGCGTTGGTGAAGAACTTCCCCAAACCCATGCTGTCCTCCATGCAGCAGATATTACCCATTGTATGGAATACACTGACTGAAAGTGCAGCTTT TTATGTGCGAACAGAAGTCAACTACACAGAGGAAGTGGATGACCCTGTAGACTCAGATG GTGAGGTTTTGGGTTTTGAGAATCTGGTGTTCAGCATCTTTGAGTTTGTCCACACGCTGCTGGAGAACAACAAGTTTAAGAGCACAGTGAAGAAAGCCCTGCCCGAACTCATCTACTACATCATCCTGTACATGCAGATCACGGAGGACCAG ATCAAAGTGTGGACTGCAAACCCTCAGCAATTTGTagaagatgaggatgatgacacCTTCTCCTACTCTGTCAGGATCTCTGCTCAGGACCTGCTGCTG GCTGTTGCTGCAGAGTTTCAGAATGAGAGCGCAGTAGCGCTGGCAGCGGCAGCGACCAgacacctccaggaggcagAGCAGGCCAAAAACAGTGGCAATGAGCACTG GTGGAAGATCCACGAAGCCTGCATGTTGGCACTCGGCTCTGTCAAAACCATCATCACAGAGAACGTGAAGAACGGTCGCATCCAGTTTGACATGCATGGTTTCTTGGCCAGTGTTATCCTCGCCGATCTCAACTTGGCCG CGGCGTCTCCGTTCCTCCTCGGCCGAGCTCTGTGGGCAGCCAGTCGCTTCACCGCAGCCATGTCTCCTGAGCTCATCCAGCAGTTCCTCCAGGCCACCGTCAGCGGCCTCCACGACAGCCAGCCACCCTCCGTCCGCATCTCCGCGGTCAGGGCCATCTGGGG GTATTGTGATCAGCTGAAGCTGTCGGAGAGCACCCACGTCCTTCAACCGTTCCTCCCCAGCATCCTCGAGGGACTGGTCCAACTGGCAGCCCAGTTCAGCTCAGAGGTGCTCACCCTCGTCATGGAGACTCTGTGCATCGTCTGCACCGTCGACCCGGCCTTCACCACCAGCGCCGAGAACAAGATCTGTCCCCTCACCATTGCTATTTTCCTTAAATATAACAATG aCCCTGTGGTGGCATCCCTGGCTCAGGACATCTTTAAGGAACTGGCCCAGATCGAAGGCTGCCAGGGCCCAATGCAGATGCGTCTCATCCCAACGCTGGTCAGCATCATGCAGGCTCCCCCTGACAAGATTCCCTCTGGACTCTGTGCT ACGTCCATAGACATCCTGACCACAGTCGTCCGAAACACCAAACCTCCGCTCTCAGAGATGCTGGTCTGCCAGGCGTTCCCTGTGGTGGCACAGTGCACCTTACGCACTGATGACAACACGATAATGCAG AACGGTGGCGAGTGTCTGCGGGCGTACGTCTCCGTCGCCCTCGAGCAGATCGCTCAGTGGAGGGACGAGCAGGGAAACAGCGGCCTCTGGTATGTCATGCAGGTGGTCAACCAGCTGCTGGACCCCCGGACCTCCGAGTTCACGGCTGCCTTCGTAGGCCGGTTGGTTTCCACTCTGATCTCTCGGGCAGGAACTGAGCTCGGGGAACAGCTGGACCAGATCCTCCGAGCGATCCTGAGCAAGATGCAGCAAGCTGAGACTCTGAGTGTCATGCAG TCTCTGATCATGGTGTTTGCCCACCTGGTTCACTCCCAGCTGGAGCCCCTGTTGGAGTTCCTGTGCAGTCTGCCCGGACCAACGGGGAAACCTGCTCTGGAGTTCGTCATGACAGAGTGGATGAGCAGGCAGCACCTCTTCTATGGGCAGTACGAGGGTAAAGTCAG CACGGTGGCGCTCTGTAAGCTGCTGCAGCACGGCCTCAACGCTGACGACAAACGTCTCCAGGACATCGTGGTAAAGGGAGAAGAGATCTACAGCCCGGAGGACGGCATTCGCACACGCTCCAAATCTGCTAAGA acCCAGAGAGGTGGACCAACATTCCTTTGCTAGTGAAGATCTTTAAACTGATCATCAATGAGCTGTCAACGGTAGTTGAGGCAAACGCCAGCCGGGCGAACGCAGCAGACTGGAGCCAAG ATTCCAGTGGTATGTGGGAGGACAATGAGGCGGACGAGGGggaagatgatgaggaggaggacgaaggGCTTGCAGGGCAGCTGCTTTCTGATCTCATCGCATCCAACAAATACG ATGATGATTATTacgaggatgatgaggaggatgatcCAGATGCCTTGAAAGACCCCATATATCTGATTGATCTGCAG GCCTACCTGACAGACTTCCTGACTCAGTTCGCCCAGCAGCCATGTTACAGCATGTTCTCAGGTCACCTCAACAACACTGAGAGACAAACCCTGCAGTCTATAGGCCTCTAG